One segment of Asaia bogorensis NBRC 16594 DNA contains the following:
- a CDS encoding mannitol dehydrogenase family protein: MITRETLKHLPTGVASPSYDLKDIKPGILHFGVGNFFRAHEAYYVDKALALPGQQGWGIIGVGLTSGDRSKKKAEDFKQQDCLFSLTETAPSGESKRTVIGALRDYLLAPEKQEAVLEYLADPAIKIVSMTITEGGYNIDEHSGEFALDNEAVQRDLANPETPSTIFGYVVEGLRRRRDAGNRAFTIMSCDNLRHNGNVARKAFLGYARARDPELASWIEANATFPNAMVDRITPTVSADIAARLNKESGLDDLLPLVAEDFTQWVIEDEFADGRPALEKVGVQMVDDVTDYEFMKIRMLNASHIFLAFSGLLLGYDHIDESINDPDLRKLVETYLDTDVIPTLKAAPGEDLEKYKESVISRFSNPAMADQNLRIGSDGASKVQVFWTATIQNLLKDKRELDRVAYGLAAYLEMLRGKNEKGGTFEPIEPTFTDDTWKIARSDDYEAGFALPAFDGWRKLDHAALDEKVTELRKVIREKGVKAALSI; encoded by the coding sequence ATGATCACCCGCGAGACCCTGAAGCACCTGCCGACAGGCGTGGCCTCTCCGTCTTACGATCTCAAGGACATCAAGCCCGGAATCCTGCATTTTGGCGTCGGCAATTTCTTCCGTGCCCATGAGGCCTATTATGTCGACAAGGCGCTCGCTCTGCCCGGTCAGCAGGGCTGGGGCATCATCGGTGTCGGCCTGACCTCCGGCGACCGTTCCAAGAAGAAGGCCGAGGATTTCAAGCAGCAGGACTGCCTGTTCTCCCTGACCGAAACGGCCCCCTCGGGCGAGAGCAAGCGCACCGTTATTGGCGCCCTGCGCGACTATCTCCTTGCTCCTGAAAAGCAGGAAGCCGTTCTGGAATATCTCGCCGATCCGGCCATCAAGATCGTGTCGATGACGATTACAGAAGGTGGCTACAACATCGATGAGCATTCGGGTGAATTCGCGCTCGACAACGAGGCCGTCCAGCGCGATCTGGCCAATCCGGAAACACCGTCCACGATCTTTGGTTATGTGGTCGAGGGTCTGCGCCGCCGCCGCGACGCGGGCAATCGCGCCTTCACCATCATGTCCTGCGATAACCTGCGTCATAACGGCAACGTTGCACGCAAGGCATTCCTTGGTTATGCCCGCGCCCGTGACCCGGAGCTCGCAAGCTGGATCGAGGCCAACGCCACCTTCCCCAACGCCATGGTCGATCGCATCACACCGACGGTCTCGGCAGACATCGCTGCCCGCCTGAACAAGGAGAGCGGTCTGGATGATCTTCTGCCGCTGGTGGCGGAAGACTTCACCCAGTGGGTGATCGAAGATGAATTTGCCGATGGACGTCCCGCCCTTGAAAAGGTCGGCGTGCAGATGGTCGATGACGTGACCGATTATGAGTTCATGAAGATCCGTATGCTCAACGCATCGCATATCTTCCTGGCCTTCTCGGGCCTGCTCCTTGGCTATGATCATATCGACGAGTCGATCAATGACCCCGATCTGCGCAAGCTGGTCGAGACCTACCTCGACACGGATGTCATCCCGACCCTGAAGGCCGCACCGGGTGAAGACCTTGAGAAGTATAAGGAATCGGTCATCTCGCGCTTCTCCAACCCGGCCATGGCAGACCAGAACCTGCGTATCGGCAGTGATGGCGCATCGAAAGTGCAGGTGTTCTGGACCGCCACCATCCAGAACCTCCTGAAGGACAAGCGCGAGCTCGATCGTGTTGCCTATGGTCTGGCTGCCTATCTTGAAATGCTTCGCGGCAAGAACGAGAAGGGCGGCACATTCGAGCCGATCGAACCGACTTTCACCGATGACACATGGAAAATCGCCAGGAGCGACGATTACGAAGCCGGGTTTGCCCTCCCGGCCTTCGATGGCTGGCGCAAGCTTGACCATGCCGCACTTGACGAAAAAGTGACCGAACTACGCAAGGTTATCAGGGAAAAAGGCGTAAAGGCCGCTCTCTCCATCTGA
- a CDS encoding FUSC family protein → MPFASLLRAREDGEAPWRQMVRTLVAVALCWIIGEATGLDETIWALITALIVTQSSIDQTFSTARDQIIGTLVGAVVGTLAITARLILGFYWPIFCVALLPLAYMAAVRPSLRFAGVTLMIVYLLPSHGANPYWPLTERLTAIFLGVIVALVVSFVVLHASARRRGFLTAGRMFREMDELLQAALRRQEMWSELEARNDHCARNLLVINECVAEAYRENWGLLEKRHPILTVLPALMRRMLSDTMLVARAINAGKDRGGFSGVAGLHTGLSHAYRSLARRCEIHAAGKAHEKPYRPGREDVLSALPTLGQDALPEMHFVIALLRQDMRRATDVLMSTPESRAKDLRDMIGK, encoded by the coding sequence ATGCCCTTTGCCTCACTGCTCCGGGCGCGCGAGGATGGTGAGGCCCCGTGGCGGCAGATGGTCAGAACCCTCGTTGCGGTGGCCCTGTGCTGGATCATCGGTGAAGCCACCGGGCTGGACGAGACGATCTGGGCCCTGATCACGGCGCTGATCGTCACCCAGTCGAGTATCGACCAGACTTTTTCCACGGCGCGCGACCAGATTATCGGCACGCTGGTCGGTGCCGTCGTTGGCACACTGGCCATCACTGCGCGGCTTATTCTGGGTTTCTACTGGCCTATCTTCTGCGTCGCCCTGCTACCGCTGGCCTATATGGCGGCGGTTCGCCCCTCGCTGCGCTTTGCTGGGGTGACACTGATGATCGTCTATCTTCTGCCCTCTCATGGCGCGAACCCGTACTGGCCGCTGACCGAGCGACTAACCGCCATTTTCCTTGGTGTGATCGTCGCCCTGGTTGTGAGTTTCGTGGTGCTTCATGCCAGTGCGCGGCGGCGCGGTTTCCTCACCGCAGGGCGCATGTTCCGCGAGATGGACGAGCTGCTTCAGGCGGCCCTGCGACGGCAGGAAATGTGGAGCGAACTCGAAGCCCGCAACGATCATTGCGCCCGCAACCTGCTGGTGATCAATGAATGTGTGGCAGAAGCCTATCGCGAAAACTGGGGGCTGCTCGAAAAACGCCACCCGATCCTGACCGTTCTGCCCGCCCTGATGCGCCGTATGCTCAGTGATACCATGCTGGTGGCCCGTGCCATCAATGCGGGCAAGGACAGGGGCGGCTTTTCTGGCGTGGCCGGGCTGCATACCGGTCTGAGCCATGCCTATCGCTCTCTCGCCCGGCGCTGCGAAATCCATGCTGCGGGCAAGGCCCATGAGAAACCCTATCGCCCGGGACGGGAAGACGTTCTGAGCGCACTGCCGACGCTCGGGCAGGATGCGCTGCCCGAAATGCATTTCGTCATTGCCCTGCTGCGCCAGGACATGCGCCGCGCCACAGACGTGCTGATGAGCACGCCCGAAAGCCGGGCGAAAGACCTGAGAGACATGATCGGCAAGTAA
- a CDS encoding glucan biosynthesis protein, with amino-acid sequence MLRRDLVKIGAGLSILGASKIARAAPAAAPKPTPFDNNTVRQIAQNLSKSAYKAPQQTLPSAIDNLNFDQFRGITYKEERALWHGQNLAFDVEFFPRGFLYRPRINMNEVVDGQSSPIVYDPDMFSYPDPMLRVTDDLGFSGLRLRNAINTPNVMEECAVFLGASYFRAVAKGQNYGLSARGFANGTGDPKGEEFALFREFWLEKPKPGVDSVVIHALMDSPSVVGAFRFTIRPGATTVFDVQSSFYPRTDITEGGVAALTGMFYFDANNRNHVDDWRPGAHDSEALQMWTGTGGQLYRPLNNPVDLQFSAFQDASPHGFGLMQRRRAFHDFEDLALNYEKRPSLWIEPIGDWGEGAVDLVEIPTPNEVNDNIVSFWRPKQPMQAGHEYGYTYRMYWGWDTPWPTDLARIGATRVGAVTDHADGRMFVIDFTGKPFENLPANAAFHLVPQASTGTIKNVVVEPNPNIKGWRTTFEFYPGSAKLAELTCQLANEQGPISEKWMYRWTP; translated from the coding sequence GTGCTGCGTCGCGATCTTGTTAAAATCGGTGCTGGCCTCTCGATACTGGGGGCCAGCAAAATTGCCCGGGCAGCGCCTGCTGCTGCTCCGAAGCCGACCCCGTTCGACAACAACACGGTACGGCAGATCGCGCAGAACCTGTCGAAATCCGCCTACAAGGCGCCGCAGCAGACTCTCCCCAGCGCCATCGACAATCTGAACTTCGATCAGTTCCGCGGCATCACCTACAAGGAAGAGCGTGCGCTCTGGCACGGCCAGAACCTTGCCTTTGACGTCGAGTTCTTCCCGCGTGGCTTCCTGTACCGCCCGCGTATCAACATGAATGAGGTTGTGGACGGACAGTCGAGCCCGATCGTCTACGACCCTGACATGTTCAGCTATCCCGACCCGATGCTGCGCGTGACCGATGATCTCGGCTTTTCCGGCCTGCGTCTGCGCAATGCCATCAACACCCCCAACGTGATGGAAGAATGTGCCGTGTTTCTCGGCGCATCCTATTTCCGCGCTGTGGCGAAGGGACAAAATTACGGCCTGTCCGCCCGCGGTTTTGCCAATGGCACGGGCGACCCGAAGGGCGAGGAATTCGCCCTCTTCCGTGAATTCTGGCTCGAAAAGCCCAAGCCCGGCGTCGACTCGGTCGTCATCCATGCCCTGATGGACAGCCCTTCAGTTGTTGGCGCGTTTCGCTTCACCATTCGTCCGGGCGCCACAACGGTCTTTGATGTGCAGTCGAGCTTCTATCCGCGCACCGACATCACCGAAGGCGGCGTGGCAGCCCTGACCGGCATGTTCTATTTCGATGCCAATAACCGCAATCATGTCGATGACTGGCGCCCCGGCGCCCATGACAGCGAAGCACTCCAGATGTGGACCGGCACGGGAGGGCAGCTCTATCGCCCGCTGAACAACCCCGTCGATCTCCAGTTCTCGGCCTTCCAGGATGCGAGCCCGCATGGCTTTGGCCTTATGCAGCGCCGCCGCGCATTCCATGATTTCGAAGATCTCGCGCTGAACTACGAAAAGCGCCCCTCGCTCTGGATCGAACCCATCGGTGACTGGGGCGAAGGGGCTGTCGATCTGGTCGAGATTCCGACACCCAACGAGGTGAACGACAATATCGTGTCGTTCTGGCGCCCCAAGCAGCCCATGCAGGCCGGACACGAATACGGCTACACCTATCGCATGTACTGGGGCTGGGACACGCCCTGGCCAACCGATCTGGCCCGCATTGGCGCAACACGCGTCGGCGCCGTGACCGATCATGCCGATGGCCGCATGTTCGTGATCGATTTCACCGGCAAGCCGTTCGAGAACCTGCCCGCCAATGCAGCCTTCCACCTCGTACCGCAGGCCTCGACCGGGACCATCAAGAACGTGGTGGTCGAACCCAATCCGAACATCAAGGGATGGCGTACGACGTTCGAATTCTATCCGGGCAGCGCCAAGCTGGCCGAACTGACGTGCCAGCTTGCCAATGAGCAGGGGCCGATTTCCGAAAAATGGATGTATCGTTGGACGCCGTGA
- a CDS encoding Do family serine endopeptidase, with amino-acid sequence MKHRLVLAALMGGWVSAASSAFADPAPAPAAPAAAAPAALARSVHAAPDSLADLAASLLPAVVNISISATLKPGEDDDDDDGPDASPDDGPQVPQFPPGSPMEKFFHDYMNRSPSPSDPPRKMQALGSGFIISPDGFIVTNNHVIKDADKVSVTLQDGTVLPAKIVGRDSRTDLAVIKIESKTPFPTVSFGDSDKARVGDRVLAIGNPFGLSGTVTSGIVSSRGRDINHGLYDDYIQTDASINRGNSGGPLFNLDGQVIGINTAIYSSSGGSIGIGFAIPANDARGVIDQLRRDGHVSRGWIGVRVQNVTHEIADSIGLKPEKGAMIAGIDPKGPASAAKLQTGDVITALNGKPIDGHALPRLVAEIAPGTKTVFGIWRKGKTMDVTLVVKPSPEAPDMPPSDAKVKGPSKLALADLGVTFSAIDDETRSKYSLSDSQRGVVVTDVTRDGAADTRGLQPGDVVTEVQQVAVNSPDALSKELARARQQKKHTVLLLVQGQDGLRWVPLPLSGD; translated from the coding sequence ATGAAACATCGCCTCGTTCTTGCCGCCCTGATGGGCGGCTGGGTTTCCGCCGCCTCCTCCGCCTTTGCCGACCCTGCGCCGGCACCGGCCGCACCCGCAGCAGCTGCGCCGGCGGCTCTTGCACGCAGCGTTCATGCGGCGCCGGACTCCCTGGCCGATCTGGCAGCCAGTCTGCTGCCAGCGGTGGTGAACATCTCGATTTCAGCCACGCTGAAGCCGGGTGAGGATGATGACGACGATGACGGTCCGGACGCCAGCCCCGATGACGGACCGCAGGTGCCGCAATTTCCCCCCGGCTCGCCGATGGAGAAATTCTTTCACGATTACATGAATCGCTCCCCCTCGCCTTCCGATCCGCCACGCAAGATGCAGGCGCTGGGCTCGGGCTTCATCATTTCGCCTGACGGATTCATCGTCACGAACAACCATGTCATCAAGGATGCGGACAAGGTTTCCGTCACCCTTCAGGATGGCACGGTGCTTCCTGCAAAGATCGTGGGGCGCGACAGCCGGACCGATCTGGCCGTGATCAAGATCGAGAGCAAGACGCCCTTCCCGACAGTGTCCTTCGGCGATAGCGACAAGGCTCGCGTGGGCGACCGCGTTCTGGCCATCGGCAATCCGTTCGGCCTCTCCGGCACGGTCACCAGCGGCATCGTTTCATCGCGTGGTCGCGATATCAATCACGGGCTGTATGACGACTATATCCAGACCGATGCCTCCATCAACCGGGGCAATTCCGGCGGTCCGCTCTTCAATCTCGATGGGCAGGTGATCGGCATCAACACGGCCATCTACAGCTCCAGTGGCGGCTCCATCGGTATCGGCTTTGCCATCCCGGCCAATGATGCCCGTGGCGTGATCGATCAGTTGCGCCGTGATGGCCATGTGTCGCGCGGCTGGATTGGCGTACGCGTGCAGAACGTGACACATGAAATTGCCGACAGCATCGGCCTCAAGCCCGAAAAGGGCGCAATGATTGCCGGTATCGACCCCAAGGGCCCGGCTTCTGCGGCGAAGCTGCAGACAGGCGATGTGATTACCGCGCTCAATGGCAAACCCATCGATGGCCACGCCCTGCCACGCCTCGTGGCCGAAATCGCGCCCGGCACCAAGACGGTGTTCGGCATCTGGCGCAAGGGCAAGACGATGGATGTCACCCTGGTGGTCAAACCCTCACCCGAGGCGCCGGACATGCCGCCAAGCGATGCCAAGGTCAAAGGCCCCAGCAAGCTCGCCCTGGCCGATCTGGGCGTCACCTTCTCTGCCATCGATGACGAGACACGCAGCAAATACAGCCTTTCGGATTCACAGCGGGGCGTGGTGGTAACCGATGTGACGCGCGATGGTGCTGCCGATACGCGCGGCCTTCAGCCGGGCGACGTGGTGACGGAAGTGCAGCAGGTGGCCGTGAATTCACCGGACGCCCTGTCAAAGGAACTGGCACGCGCACGCCAGCAGAAGAAACATACCGTCCTCCTGCTCGTTCAGGGTCAGGACGGGCTGCGCTGGGTGCCGCTGCCGCTATCCGGAGACTGA